In the Bordetella genomosp. 10 genome, one interval contains:
- a CDS encoding mandelate racemase/muconate lactonizing enzyme family protein, translating into MKIVSVASDVVSLPFDMGGPYQRFAGALWDKLDILLVRVETEDGLVGWGEAFGHAAIPATRAALDTIVAPLAIGRDAGDIAGLTRQVLHATHLLGRNGCYVYAWSGIEIALWDLLGKRAGMPVHRLLGAAPCAELPAYASLLNYTDCGLVARNTAAAVERGYRHIKLHEVTHEAVRASLRAADGAAVMLDTNCAWDVPTALRMADAMRDDGLYWLEEPVWPPEDAGGLARVRARGIPIAAGENVAGPAGFKTLLEAGALDIAQPSVTKLGGIGEAMKVATLCQAHGVQTVPHCPYFGPGFIATLHIAAALPQRPLIEVLWLDMEANPFDPWVRTRDGMVSVPQGPGLGCDPDPDVLARYRVGQPNVTRGARP; encoded by the coding sequence ATGAAGATCGTATCCGTCGCATCCGATGTCGTGTCCCTGCCCTTCGACATGGGCGGGCCTTATCAGCGCTTTGCCGGCGCCTTGTGGGACAAGCTGGATATCCTGCTGGTGCGGGTCGAGACCGAGGACGGCCTGGTCGGCTGGGGCGAGGCCTTCGGCCACGCGGCCATACCCGCCACGCGCGCCGCCCTCGACACCATCGTCGCGCCGCTGGCCATCGGCCGCGATGCCGGCGACATCGCCGGCCTCACCCGCCAGGTCCTGCACGCCACCCATCTGCTGGGCCGCAACGGCTGCTACGTCTATGCCTGGTCCGGCATCGAGATCGCCCTGTGGGACCTGCTGGGCAAGCGCGCCGGCATGCCCGTGCACCGCCTGCTCGGCGCGGCGCCCTGCGCCGAACTGCCGGCCTACGCCAGCCTGTTGAACTACACCGATTGCGGACTGGTGGCGCGCAACACCGCCGCCGCCGTCGAGCGCGGCTATCGCCACATAAAGCTGCACGAGGTGACGCACGAAGCCGTGCGCGCCTCCCTGCGGGCGGCCGACGGCGCCGCCGTCATGCTGGACACCAATTGCGCCTGGGACGTGCCCACCGCGCTGCGCATGGCCGACGCCATGCGCGACGACGGACTCTATTGGCTGGAGGAACCGGTGTGGCCGCCGGAAGACGCCGGCGGCCTGGCCCGCGTCCGCGCGCGCGGCATCCCCATCGCGGCGGGCGAGAACGTGGCGGGCCCGGCCGGCTTCAAGACCCTGCTGGAAGCCGGCGCGCTGGACATCGCGCAACCCAGCGTGACCAAGCTGGGCGGCATCGGCGAAGCCATGAAGGTGGCCACGCTGTGCCAGGCGCACGGCGTGCAGACCGTGCCGCACTGCCCGTACTTCGGCCCCGGCTTCATCGCCACGCTGCACATCGCCGCCGCGCTGCCGCAACGCCCCTTGATCGAGGTCCTGTGGCTGGACATGGAAGCCAATCCCTTCGACCCCTGGGTGCGCACGCGCGACGGCATGGTGTCCGTGCCGCAAGGGCCCGGCCTGGGCTGCGATCCCGATCCCGATGTGCTGGCGCGCTATCGCGTCGGCCAGCCCAACGTCACCCGCGGAGCCCGCCCATGA
- a CDS encoding LysR family transcriptional regulator produces the protein MALTVRQLEVIRAVSLHGSVTEAASALGISQPAISLMLRDCAAHAGFPFFVRKHGRLQATRETQVILAELNRIFDGIERVNRLMDDMREMTVGTVQVASVPTLADNLISSTIAAFQKSWPNIQVGVFTLDNVGVFENVIQERVDFGLALSPLNHRDGRGVDGRLVDLCTTELVCVMHPECPLARLDVVTPKDLAPYPLISFGKSLPLGALVEESFQRADVPRRIALEVTLTSVACSLARSGAGVAIIDPFHLWSERDHGVVTLPYAPRTEVRAQMVLPSNAPLSRSARLFVDALRQTARQRQGALQAA, from the coding sequence ATGGCGCTTACCGTACGCCAGTTGGAGGTCATCCGTGCCGTCAGCCTGCACGGTTCGGTCACCGAGGCGGCCAGCGCGCTGGGCATTTCCCAACCCGCCATCAGCCTGATGCTGCGCGATTGCGCCGCGCACGCCGGCTTCCCGTTCTTCGTGCGCAAGCATGGCCGCTTGCAGGCCACGCGCGAGACCCAGGTCATCCTGGCCGAGCTCAACCGCATCTTCGACGGCATCGAGCGCGTCAACCGCTTGATGGACGACATGCGCGAGATGACGGTGGGCACGGTGCAGGTGGCCTCGGTGCCGACGCTGGCCGACAACCTCATTTCATCCACCATCGCCGCCTTCCAGAAATCGTGGCCCAACATCCAGGTGGGCGTGTTCACGCTGGACAACGTGGGCGTCTTCGAGAACGTCATACAGGAACGCGTGGACTTCGGCCTGGCCCTGTCGCCGCTGAATCATCGCGACGGCCGCGGCGTCGACGGCCGCCTGGTGGACCTCTGCACGACGGAGCTGGTCTGCGTGATGCATCCCGAATGCCCGCTGGCGCGGCTCGACGTGGTCACGCCCAAGGACCTGGCGCCCTATCCCCTGATCTCCTTCGGCAAGAGCCTGCCGCTGGGCGCCCTGGTGGAGGAAAGCTTCCAGCGCGCCGACGTGCCGCGGCGCATCGCGCTGGAGGTCACGCTGACCTCGGTGGCATGCTCGCTGGCGCGCTCGGGTGCCGGCGTGGCGATCATCGATCCCTTCCATCTGTGGAGCGAGCGCGACCACGGGGTCGTCACGCTGCCTTACGCCCCGCGCACCGAAGTGCGCGCGCAGATGGTGCTGCCCAGCAATGCGCCGCTGTCGCGTTCCGCGCGGCTGTTCGTCGACGCGCTGCGGCAGACGGCGCGCCAGCGCCAGGGGGCGCTGCAGGCGGCCTGA
- a CDS encoding efflux RND transporter permease subunit codes for MSISAVFIKRPIGTSLLALAILLVGVAAWPLLPVAPLPQVDFPTIQVTVNLPGGSPETMASNVAQPLERQFSLIAGLSQMTSTSAQGQTQITLQFDLNRSIESAAVDVQAAINASSGQLPSNLPQPPTFRKVNPADAPILLLAVQSSTLPLTEVNDYADNILAQQISQISGVGLVNIAGQQKPAVRIQVDPDRLKSLNLSLEDLRGVIANTTVNQPKGTLDGPAQSFTTYTNDQLTKAAQWNDMVLAYRNGAPIRVRDVGVAVDGPENNKLAAWAFAGAAAPAGEGIVNGRSIVLQISKQPGANVIETVNAIQAALPRLRAAIPPSVSVNTVIDRTQNIRASVKDVEFTLLLTIALVVMVIFMFLRNVAATVIPCITVPLAILGTAGVMYVLGYSLDNLSLMALTIAVGFVVDDAIVMLENIYRHIEDGMPPLQAAYQGAGEIGFTIMSISVSLIAVFIPLLLMGGIVGRLFREFAVTVTLTIVVSVLISLTLTPMLCSRYLKNHAHGREQGRLARLFEAGFDAMLNGYKRGLKVVLRHQFITLMTFFATLAVTGLMFVTIPKGFFPQQDTGYIFGFAQSSQDSSFTAMNKRMLALADVVRQDPDVVSFGMNGNQSQYNTGNFYINLRAKDDGRTASADEVIRRLRPKLAQVEGVTLYMQAGQDINVGGRLSRTQYQYTLTDSNLDELNEWAPKLATRLSELPQLADVASDQQNAAPTATLAIDRARASSFGFTPALIDATIYDAIGQRQVAQYFTQLNSYHVVLEVTPALQKDPDIFSKLYLTSPLTNQQVPLSTFVRLDTEKTGYLAINHQGQFPAVTLSFNLAPGASLGQAVQAIDGAKAEMGVPATVVGSFQGAARAFGDSLRTQPYLIAAALIAVYIVLGLLYESYIHPITILSTLPSAGLGALLILRLGGYDLSVIALIGIILLIGIVKKNGIMMIDFALHAERERGLAPVDAIYEACVLRFRPIIMTTMCALLGGLPLMLSHGQGAELRRPLGYAMVGGLLVSQLLTLFSTPVVYLYLDRAHYWYMNRKKARAERRRAAQESDGQQALPRPAAARE; via the coding sequence ATGAGTATTTCCGCGGTATTCATCAAGCGTCCGATCGGCACCTCGCTGCTGGCGCTCGCCATCCTGCTGGTGGGCGTGGCGGCGTGGCCGCTGTTGCCCGTGGCCCCGCTGCCGCAGGTGGATTTCCCCACCATCCAGGTGACGGTGAACCTGCCGGGCGGCAGTCCCGAGACCATGGCGTCCAACGTGGCGCAGCCCCTGGAGCGGCAGTTCTCCCTGATCGCCGGCCTGTCGCAGATGACCTCGACCAGCGCCCAGGGCCAGACGCAGATCACGCTGCAATTCGACCTCAACCGCAGCATCGAATCGGCGGCGGTGGACGTGCAGGCGGCCATCAACGCGTCTTCCGGGCAGTTGCCGTCCAACCTGCCCCAGCCGCCCACCTTCCGCAAGGTCAATCCGGCCGACGCGCCCATCCTGCTGCTGGCGGTGCAGTCCTCCACCCTGCCGCTGACCGAGGTCAACGACTACGCCGACAACATCCTGGCGCAGCAGATATCGCAGATCTCCGGCGTGGGCCTGGTCAACATCGCCGGCCAGCAGAAGCCGGCCGTGCGCATCCAGGTCGATCCCGATCGCCTGAAGTCGCTGAACCTCAGCCTGGAAGACCTGCGCGGCGTCATCGCCAACACCACCGTTAACCAGCCCAAGGGCACGCTGGACGGCCCCGCGCAGAGCTTCACCACCTACACCAACGACCAGTTGACCAAGGCCGCGCAGTGGAACGACATGGTGCTGGCCTATCGCAACGGCGCGCCCATCCGCGTGCGCGACGTGGGCGTGGCGGTGGACGGCCCGGAGAACAACAAGCTGGCGGCCTGGGCCTTCGCCGGCGCCGCCGCGCCCGCGGGCGAAGGCATCGTCAACGGACGTTCCATCGTGCTGCAGATCAGCAAGCAGCCGGGCGCCAACGTCATCGAGACGGTGAACGCGATCCAGGCCGCGCTGCCGCGCCTGCGCGCCGCCATTCCGCCGTCCGTGTCGGTGAATACGGTGATCGACCGCACGCAGAACATCCGCGCCTCGGTCAAGGACGTGGAGTTCACCCTGCTGCTGACCATCGCCCTGGTGGTGATGGTCATCTTCATGTTCCTGCGCAACGTGGCGGCCACGGTGATTCCCTGCATTACCGTGCCGCTGGCCATCCTGGGCACGGCGGGCGTCATGTACGTGCTCGGCTACAGCCTGGACAACCTGTCGCTGATGGCGCTGACGATCGCGGTGGGTTTCGTGGTGGACGACGCCATCGTGATGCTGGAGAACATCTACCGCCACATCGAGGACGGCATGCCGCCCTTGCAGGCGGCCTACCAGGGCGCGGGCGAAATCGGCTTCACCATCATGTCCATCTCGGTGTCGCTGATCGCCGTGTTCATCCCGCTGCTGTTGATGGGCGGCATCGTCGGCCGCCTGTTCCGCGAGTTCGCCGTCACCGTGACGCTGACCATCGTGGTGTCGGTGCTGATCTCGCTGACGCTCACGCCCATGCTGTGCTCGCGCTACCTGAAGAACCACGCGCATGGCCGCGAGCAGGGCCGCCTGGCGCGCCTGTTCGAGGCGGGTTTCGACGCCATGCTCAACGGCTACAAGCGCGGGCTGAAGGTCGTGCTGCGCCATCAGTTCATCACCCTGATGACGTTCTTCGCGACCCTGGCGGTGACGGGGCTGATGTTCGTCACCATCCCGAAGGGCTTCTTCCCGCAGCAGGATACGGGCTATATCTTCGGCTTCGCGCAGTCCTCGCAGGACTCTTCCTTCACGGCGATGAACAAGCGCATGCTGGCGCTGGCCGACGTGGTGCGCCAGGATCCGGACGTCGTCAGCTTCGGCATGAACGGCAACCAGTCGCAGTACAACACCGGCAACTTCTACATCAACCTGCGCGCCAAGGACGACGGCCGCACGGCCAGCGCCGACGAGGTGATCCGCCGCCTGCGGCCCAAGCTGGCGCAGGTCGAGGGCGTGACGCTGTACATGCAGGCCGGCCAGGACATCAACGTCGGCGGCCGCCTTTCGCGCACGCAGTACCAATACACCCTGACGGACTCCAACCTGGACGAGCTCAACGAATGGGCGCCCAAGCTGGCGACGCGCCTGTCCGAGTTGCCGCAACTGGCCGACGTGGCGTCGGACCAGCAGAACGCCGCGCCCACCGCCACGCTGGCGATCGACCGCGCGCGCGCCAGCAGCTTCGGCTTCACGCCGGCGCTGATCGACGCCACCATCTACGACGCCATCGGGCAGCGCCAGGTGGCCCAGTATTTCACCCAGCTCAACAGCTATCACGTGGTGCTGGAAGTCACGCCGGCGTTGCAGAAGGATCCCGACATCTTCAGCAAGCTGTACCTGACCTCGCCGCTGACCAACCAGCAGGTGCCCTTGTCGACCTTCGTGCGCCTGGACACGGAAAAGACCGGCTACCTGGCCATCAACCACCAGGGCCAGTTCCCCGCCGTCACGCTGTCCTTCAACCTGGCGCCCGGCGCCTCGCTGGGCCAGGCGGTGCAGGCCATCGATGGGGCCAAGGCGGAGATGGGCGTCCCCGCTACCGTGGTCGGCTCGTTCCAGGGCGCGGCGCGCGCCTTCGGCGATTCGCTGCGCACCCAGCCCTACCTGATCGCCGCGGCCCTGATCGCCGTGTACATCGTGCTGGGGCTGCTGTACGAAAGCTACATCCATCCCATCACCATCCTCTCGACGCTGCCTTCGGCGGGCCTGGGCGCCCTGCTGATCCTGCGCCTGGGCGGCTACGACCTGTCGGTAATCGCGCTGATCGGCATCATCCTGCTGATCGGCATCGTCAAGAAGAACGGCATCATGATGATCGACTTCGCCCTGCACGCCGAGCGCGAGCGCGGCCTGGCGCCGGTCGACGCCATCTACGAGGCCTGCGTGCTGCGCTTCCGTCCCATCATCATGACCACCATGTGCGCCTTGCTGGGCGGCCTGCCGCTGATGCTCAGCCACGGCCAGGGCGCCGAGCTGCGCCGGCCGCTGGGCTATGCCATGGTGGGCGGGCTGCTGGTGTCGCAACTGCTGACGCTGTTCTCGACGCCGGTGGTCTACCTGTATCTGGACCGCGCCCATTACTGGTACATGAACCGCAAGAAGGCGCGCGCCGAGCGACGCCGCGCCGCGCAGGAATCCGACGGCCAGCAGGCGCTGCCGCGCCCGGCCGCCGCGCGGGAATGA
- a CDS encoding mandelate racemase/muconate lactonizing enzyme family protein — MKVTEVRTRVVRLPFEQPIGSALGSLHACGCVLVYVHTDAGIVGENLVFALNDRRTRVLRQMVDELADLLVGQDAGHIAGFWARAWKDINFFGHKGVTVMGISALDGALWDIAGKAAGLPLYRLLGGARDRVPAYHSGGLWLDRDIDTLAREAQDMVAQGFRAVKMRLGMPDPRQDAERVRAVRAAIGPGVKLMADANQGLNEAQAIRLGRLLEEHDLTWFEEPLPAWDLQGLARVAAALDTPIASGETEYTRYGFRDMLTLRSADVLMPDLQRVGGVSEFMRVGHMAESYDVPVSSHLFPETSLQVLGALSNAVFLEYMPWFSALYREPLEFADGMALVPERPGWGHAFDEQRIAALEQAAR, encoded by the coding sequence ATGAAAGTCACCGAAGTCCGCACCCGCGTCGTGCGCCTGCCCTTCGAGCAGCCGATAGGCAGCGCGCTGGGAAGCCTGCACGCCTGCGGCTGCGTGCTGGTCTACGTGCACACCGATGCCGGCATCGTCGGCGAGAACCTGGTGTTCGCCTTGAACGATCGCCGCACCCGCGTGCTGCGCCAGATGGTGGACGAGCTGGCCGACCTCCTGGTCGGGCAGGACGCGGGCCACATCGCCGGCTTCTGGGCGCGCGCCTGGAAGGACATCAATTTCTTCGGCCACAAGGGCGTCACGGTGATGGGCATCTCGGCCCTGGACGGGGCCTTGTGGGACATCGCCGGCAAGGCCGCGGGCCTGCCCCTCTACCGCCTGCTGGGCGGCGCGCGCGATCGCGTGCCCGCGTACCACAGCGGCGGTTTGTGGCTGGACCGCGATATCGACACCCTCGCGCGCGAAGCGCAGGACATGGTGGCGCAGGGCTTTCGCGCCGTGAAGATGCGCCTGGGCATGCCGGACCCGCGCCAGGACGCCGAACGGGTGCGGGCCGTGCGCGCCGCCATCGGTCCCGGCGTCAAGCTGATGGCCGACGCCAACCAGGGCCTGAACGAAGCGCAGGCGATACGCCTGGGCCGCCTGCTTGAAGAGCACGACCTGACGTGGTTCGAGGAGCCGCTGCCGGCCTGGGACCTCCAGGGCCTGGCGCGCGTGGCGGCGGCGCTGGACACGCCCATCGCCAGCGGCGAAACCGAATACACGCGCTACGGCTTCCGCGACATGCTGACCCTGCGCAGCGCCGACGTGTTGATGCCGGACCTGCAACGCGTGGGCGGCGTCAGCGAATTCATGCGCGTCGGCCACATGGCCGAAAGCTACGACGTCCCCGTATCCAGCCACCTGTTTCCCGAGACCAGCCTGCAGGTGCTGGGCGCGCTGTCGAACGCGGTGTTCCTGGAATACATGCCCTGGTTCTCGGCGCTGTACCGGGAGCCCCTGGAATTCGCCGACGGCATGGCGCTGGTGCCGGAACGGCCGGGCTGGGGCCACGCGTTCGACGAGCAGCGCATCGCCGCGCTGGAGCAGGCGGCGCGCTGA
- a CDS encoding ABC transporter substrate-binding protein — protein MSLTRRNFVLGTSTLAGAAIIGAPRYARAAAEPLRIGWLAALTGPSSAPGVGFDRGVKFAADTLNAAGGVKGRKVEIITRDTQGDPTKAVNATQEMINSQKVHAIWGPTNSGESLAVTPIMARAGIPNIHPCVVDSLIDTKKFPNAFRIAPSNEQWDDAARGYCLKVLKVKKIAVIGDTTGYGVTALKACVANFKRDGADVVYSNNIDATQTDMTPDMTRARNAGAEVIVIWSVSTGMEARLFNTRAEMNWDVNFAGHPSMASGEIRGLLAKPQNWDKVYAVGYRSCSYGADGKLPPRSQEFVDKVQGKVNLEDTLFWWVTAGYDAVNMVAKAVQEGAGSSKEIIAYWNTLHPYPGYFGDYTYSPTQHNGYPTADVVMSAANSARHGTFLLAPGYV, from the coding sequence ATGAGCCTGACGCGCCGCAACTTCGTCCTCGGAACCAGCACCCTCGCCGGCGCCGCCATCATCGGCGCGCCGCGCTATGCGCGCGCCGCCGCCGAACCCCTGCGCATCGGCTGGCTGGCCGCGCTGACCGGGCCCAGCTCCGCGCCGGGCGTGGGCTTCGACCGCGGCGTCAAGTTCGCCGCCGACACCTTGAACGCGGCCGGCGGCGTCAAGGGCCGCAAGGTCGAGATCATCACGCGCGACACGCAGGGCGATCCCACCAAGGCCGTCAACGCCACCCAGGAGATGATCAACTCGCAGAAGGTGCACGCCATCTGGGGGCCGACCAACTCCGGCGAGTCGCTCGCGGTCACGCCCATCATGGCGCGCGCCGGCATTCCCAACATCCATCCCTGCGTGGTCGACAGCCTGATCGACACCAAGAAGTTTCCCAACGCCTTCCGCATCGCGCCGTCCAACGAGCAGTGGGACGACGCCGCACGCGGATATTGCCTGAAGGTGCTGAAGGTGAAGAAGATCGCCGTCATCGGCGACACCACGGGCTACGGCGTCACCGCGCTCAAGGCCTGCGTGGCCAACTTCAAGCGCGACGGCGCGGACGTGGTCTACAGCAACAACATCGACGCCACCCAGACCGACATGACGCCGGACATGACGCGCGCGCGCAACGCGGGCGCCGAGGTCATCGTCATCTGGAGCGTCTCCACCGGCATGGAAGCGCGCCTGTTCAACACTCGCGCGGAAATGAACTGGGACGTCAATTTCGCCGGCCACCCGTCGATGGCGTCCGGCGAGATCCGCGGCCTGCTGGCCAAGCCGCAGAACTGGGACAAGGTCTACGCGGTCGGCTATCGCAGTTGCAGCTACGGCGCCGACGGCAAGCTGCCGCCGCGCTCGCAGGAATTCGTCGACAAGGTGCAGGGCAAGGTCAACCTGGAGGACACGCTGTTCTGGTGGGTGACGGCCGGCTACGACGCCGTCAACATGGTGGCGAAGGCGGTGCAGGAGGGCGCGGGCTCGTCCAAGGAGATCATCGCCTACTGGAATACCTTGCATCCCTATCCCGGCTATTTCGGCGACTACACCTACTCGCCCACGCAGCACAACGGCTATCCCACCGCCGACGTGGTGATGTCGGCGGCCAACTCGGCCAGGCACGGCACCTTCCTGCTGGCGCCGGGCTACGTCTGA
- a CDS encoding efflux transporter outer membrane subunit, translating into MTTSFCPPPRPSGRPRIPSRPACTGAALAAILACVLALAGCAAGPDYARPTMPVPTAYSEAGPWKTATPGRVDADGRWWTAFQDPVLDGLIAQANEANQNIALAAAQYRQARAAADAARAAFWPTAGISVSGDRARTLSNGVSRLGNAHAIGLDVSWEPDLWGAVRRSVEAGNASAQASAAQLAAARLSIQATLAQDYLQLRVTDQEKALYARTLDAYERALKLTRSQYAAGVALRSDVALAEATLSTTRAQAIDLEQQRRQLQHAIAILTGRAPADFTLPEDPAWRPALPQAPVGLPSELLERRPDIATAEREAAAANANIGVARAAYFPSLVLSASGGFSGGGFGPWFATPGRIWSLGAALAETLFDGGLRAARDAQAVAAYDAAVAQYKQTVLGGFQEVEDNLATLRVLADESQAQDQAVTASRLAEQLALSQYRAGTVTYLNVVTAQNLTLSNERGAAQLLGRQLVASVALIKATGGGWSAAQLDAAPVASATAAPAGPTQPD; encoded by the coding sequence ATGACTACATCGTTTTGCCCGCCGCCGCGGCCGTCCGGGCGGCCCAGGATTCCCTCCAGGCCGGCCTGTACGGGCGCCGCCCTGGCCGCCATCCTGGCCTGCGTCCTGGCCCTGGCCGGCTGCGCCGCCGGCCCGGACTACGCGCGGCCGACGATGCCGGTGCCGACGGCCTACAGCGAGGCCGGCCCCTGGAAGACCGCCACGCCCGGCCGCGTCGATGCGGACGGACGCTGGTGGACGGCGTTCCAGGACCCGGTGCTCGACGGCCTCATTGCCCAGGCCAACGAGGCCAACCAGAACATCGCGCTGGCGGCCGCGCAGTACCGCCAGGCGCGCGCCGCGGCCGATGCCGCGCGGGCGGCGTTCTGGCCGACGGCGGGCATCAGCGTCAGCGGCGACCGCGCGCGCACCCTTTCCAACGGCGTCAGCCGGCTGGGCAACGCCCATGCCATCGGCCTGGACGTGAGCTGGGAGCCAGACTTGTGGGGCGCGGTGCGGCGTTCGGTCGAGGCCGGCAACGCCTCCGCCCAGGCCAGCGCCGCGCAACTGGCGGCCGCGCGCCTGAGCATCCAGGCCACCCTGGCGCAGGATTACCTGCAACTGCGCGTGACGGACCAGGAGAAAGCCCTGTACGCGCGCACGCTGGACGCCTACGAACGCGCGCTGAAACTGACCCGCAGCCAGTACGCCGCGGGCGTGGCGCTGCGTTCGGACGTGGCCCTGGCCGAGGCGACGCTGAGCACCACGCGGGCCCAGGCCATCGACCTGGAACAGCAGCGGCGCCAGTTGCAGCATGCCATCGCCATCCTCACCGGCCGCGCGCCGGCGGACTTCACGCTGCCGGAAGATCCGGCCTGGCGTCCCGCCTTGCCGCAGGCGCCGGTGGGCCTGCCCTCGGAACTGCTGGAGCGGCGGCCCGACATCGCCACCGCCGAGCGCGAGGCGGCCGCCGCCAACGCCAACATCGGCGTGGCGCGCGCGGCCTACTTCCCTTCCCTGGTGCTCAGCGCCAGCGGCGGGTTCTCGGGCGGCGGCTTCGGGCCCTGGTTCGCCACGCCCGGCCGCATCTGGTCGCTGGGCGCGGCGCTGGCCGAGACCCTGTTCGACGGCGGCCTGCGCGCGGCGCGCGACGCGCAGGCGGTGGCCGCCTACGACGCCGCGGTGGCGCAATACAAGCAGACCGTCCTGGGCGGCTTCCAGGAGGTCGAGGACAACCTCGCCACCCTGCGCGTGCTGGCCGACGAGAGCCAGGCGCAGGACCAGGCGGTGACGGCCTCGCGCCTGGCCGAACAACTGGCGCTGAGCCAATACCGCGCCGGCACCGTGACCTACCTGAACGTGGTGACGGCGCAGAACCTGACCCTGTCCAACGAACGCGGCGCGGCCCAGTTGCTGGGCCGCCAACTGGTCGCCAGCGTGGCCTTGATCAAGGCCACCGGCGGCGGCTGGAGCGCCGCGCAACTGGACGCGGCCCCCGTCGCTTCCGCCACGGCCGCGCCGGCCGGGCCAACCCAACCAGACTGA
- a CDS encoding efflux RND transporter periplasmic adaptor subunit, with translation MAKSSSIRRRVGVATGIVALAGLGVAFWGIGHDAAADTPALQAPPVVVTSTAVKRADVPIYLTGVGTVTPNQSVTIKARVDGQLDKVAFTEGQDVTAGQLLAQIDPRTLQAQLAQAQAQQAKDQAQLANANLDLQRYTRLSKEDATTQQTLDTQRALVAQLDAAVKTDAAQVAYAKVQLGFTTITAPISGRTGARLVDQGNIVHATDTTGLVVINQIDPISVVFTLPEAHVPDINQAAAHDRQGLPVTALRRDSDQVLGKGRLVLVNNQIDTASGTVQLKASFPNPEHLLWPGQYVNARLRLGTHAGALTIPAPAVQRGQNGTYVYVIDEHAMARMQPVHVALIQDGVAVVDNGLAAGQRVVVDGQYKLKPGARTVESKPAAAPTARRGGAADLAMSQVAEGAGA, from the coding sequence ATGGCCAAATCTTCTTCTATCCGGCGCCGCGTGGGCGTGGCGACCGGCATCGTGGCCCTGGCGGGCCTGGGCGTCGCCTTCTGGGGCATCGGCCACGATGCCGCCGCCGATACGCCGGCGCTGCAGGCGCCGCCCGTGGTGGTGACCTCCACCGCCGTCAAGCGCGCCGACGTGCCCATCTACCTGACCGGCGTCGGCACCGTGACGCCCAACCAGTCGGTCACCATCAAGGCGCGCGTGGACGGCCAGCTCGACAAGGTCGCCTTCACCGAGGGCCAGGACGTGACCGCCGGCCAGTTGCTGGCGCAGATCGACCCGCGCACCCTACAGGCGCAGTTGGCGCAGGCGCAGGCCCAGCAGGCCAAGGACCAGGCGCAACTGGCCAACGCCAACCTGGACTTGCAGCGCTATACGCGCCTGAGCAAGGAGGACGCCACCACGCAGCAGACGCTGGATACGCAGCGCGCGCTGGTGGCGCAACTGGACGCGGCGGTGAAGACCGACGCTGCCCAGGTCGCCTACGCCAAGGTGCAACTGGGCTTCACCACCATCACCGCGCCGATCAGCGGCCGCACCGGCGCGCGGCTGGTGGACCAGGGCAACATCGTGCACGCGACCGACACGACGGGGCTGGTGGTGATCAACCAGATCGACCCCATCAGCGTGGTGTTCACGCTGCCGGAGGCCCACGTGCCGGACATCAACCAGGCCGCGGCGCACGACCGGCAGGGCCTGCCGGTCACCGCCCTGCGGCGCGACAGCGACCAGGTGCTGGGCAAGGGCCGGCTGGTGCTGGTCAACAACCAGATCGACACCGCCAGCGGCACGGTGCAGTTGAAGGCGTCCTTCCCCAATCCGGAGCACCTGCTGTGGCCGGGCCAGTACGTCAACGCGCGCCTGCGCCTGGGCACGCACGCCGGCGCGCTGACCATCCCCGCGCCGGCCGTGCAGCGCGGCCAGAACGGCACCTACGTCTACGTCATCGACGAGCATGCCATGGCGCGGATGCAGCCGGTGCACGTGGCCCTGATCCAGGACGGCGTGGCCGTCGTCGACAACGGCCTGGCCGCCGGCCAGCGCGTGGTGGTCGACGGGCAATACAAGCTCAAGCCCGGCGCGCGGACCGTGGAAAGCAAGCCCGCCGCCGCGCCCACGGCCCGCCGTGGCGGGGCCGCCGATCTGGCCATGAGCCAGGTCGCCGAGGGAGCGGGTGCATGA